From Nocardioides sp. HDW12B, the proteins below share one genomic window:
- a CDS encoding GNAT family N-acetyltransferase, translating into MSASVDPRGPGELRVLGPDDVDEVLALLARDPVVNVVADYRTRLTRLQPRWLGGEMWGHAEDGALTSVCHAAANLIPAMASEEAAHQFARRAVERGRRCSTLLGPTDAVETMWQVLSRSWPTPRDIRRGQHHLEIRDAPAVDPDPAVRRSTHAELDLVYPASVAMYTEEVGVSPEAGGGAAAYRTRVTQLISKGWSFVRVEDGRVVFKAEVAAATPYACQLQDVYVVPDRRGEGLATAGLAAVVEVALREIAPVVSLYVNDWNHAARAAYDRIGFTRTATFTTILF; encoded by the coding sequence GTGAGCGCCTCGGTCGATCCCCGTGGTCCCGGTGAGCTCCGGGTCCTCGGCCCCGACGACGTCGACGAGGTCCTCGCGCTGCTGGCGCGCGACCCGGTCGTCAACGTCGTCGCCGACTACCGCACCCGCCTGACCCGGCTCCAGCCGCGCTGGCTGGGCGGGGAGATGTGGGGCCACGCCGAGGACGGCGCGCTGACCTCGGTCTGCCACGCCGCCGCCAACCTCATCCCGGCCATGGCCTCGGAGGAGGCGGCCCACCAGTTCGCCCGGCGCGCCGTCGAGCGAGGCCGGCGCTGCTCGACGCTGCTCGGGCCCACCGACGCCGTCGAGACGATGTGGCAGGTGCTGTCGCGGTCGTGGCCGACCCCGCGCGACATCCGCCGCGGGCAGCACCACCTCGAGATCCGCGACGCCCCGGCCGTGGACCCCGACCCGGCGGTCCGACGCAGCACCCACGCCGAGCTGGACCTCGTCTACCCCGCCTCGGTGGCGATGTACACCGAGGAGGTGGGCGTCTCGCCCGAGGCCGGCGGTGGGGCAGCGGCCTACCGGACACGCGTCACGCAGCTGATCTCCAAGGGCTGGTCCTTCGTGCGGGTCGAGGACGGCCGGGTCGTCTTCAAGGCCGAGGTGGCGGCGGCGACGCCGTACGCCTGCCAGCTGCAGGACGTGTACGTCGTGCCCGACCGGCGCGGCGAGGGGCTGGCCACCGCCGGCCTCGCCGCCGTCGTCGAGGTGGCCCTGCGCGAGATCGCCCCCGTCGTGTCGCTTTACGTCAACGACTGGAACCACGCCGCGCGCGCGGCATACGACCGGATCGGCTTCACCCGGACCGCCACCTTCACCACGATCCTGTTCTGA
- the ispG gene encoding flavodoxin-dependent (E)-4-hydroxy-3-methylbut-2-enyl-diphosphate synthase, with product MPSAPPPVLAPRRKTRQIKVGSVMVGGDAPVSVQSMTTTLTSDINSTLQQIAELTASGCDIVRVACPSADDAEALPAIATKSQIPVIADIHFQPKYVYAAIDAGCAAVRVNPGNIRKFDDQVKQIAQAAKDRGTSIRIGVNAGSLDPRLLEKYGKATPEALVESAKWEASLFEEHDFHDFKISVKHNDPVVMVRAYEMLSEAGDWPLHLGVTEAGPAFQGTIKSAVAFGSLLSRGIGDTIRVSLSAPPVEEVKVGIQILQSLNLRPRKLEIVSCPSCGRAQVDVYKLADEVTAGLEGMEVPLRVAVMGCVVNGPGEAREADLGVASGNGKGQIFVKGEVIKTVPESQIVETLIEEAMRIAETMEDAEGSGGATVSVG from the coding sequence ATGCCCTCCGCACCCCCTCCGGTCCTGGCCCCGCGCCGCAAGACGCGCCAGATCAAGGTCGGCTCGGTGATGGTCGGCGGCGACGCCCCGGTCTCGGTGCAGTCGATGACCACCACGTTGACCTCGGACATCAACTCGACGCTGCAGCAGATCGCCGAGCTGACCGCGTCGGGCTGCGACATCGTGCGGGTCGCGTGCCCGTCGGCCGACGACGCCGAGGCGCTGCCGGCGATCGCCACCAAGTCGCAGATCCCGGTGATCGCCGACATCCACTTCCAGCCGAAGTACGTCTACGCCGCGATCGACGCCGGCTGCGCCGCCGTCCGGGTGAACCCCGGCAACATCCGCAAGTTCGACGACCAGGTCAAGCAGATCGCGCAGGCCGCGAAGGACCGCGGCACGTCGATCCGCATCGGCGTCAACGCCGGGTCGCTGGACCCGCGGCTGCTGGAGAAGTACGGCAAGGCCACGCCCGAGGCGCTCGTGGAGTCCGCGAAGTGGGAGGCGTCGCTGTTCGAGGAGCACGACTTCCACGACTTCAAGATCTCGGTGAAGCACAACGACCCCGTCGTGATGGTGCGCGCCTACGAGATGCTCTCGGAAGCCGGCGACTGGCCGCTGCACCTCGGCGTCACCGAGGCCGGCCCCGCCTTCCAGGGCACCATCAAGTCGGCTGTCGCCTTCGGCTCGCTGCTCAGCCGCGGCATCGGCGACACGATCCGGGTCTCCCTCTCGGCCCCTCCGGTCGAGGAGGTCAAGGTCGGCATCCAGATTCTGCAGTCGCTCAACCTGCGGCCGCGCAAGCTCGAGATCGTCTCCTGCCCGTCCTGCGGGCGCGCGCAGGTCGACGTCTACAAGCTGGCCGACGAGGTCACCGCCGGGCTCGAGGGCATGGAGGTGCCGCTGCGCGTGGCCGTCATGGGCTGCGTCGTCAACGGTCCGGGGGAGGCCCGCGAGGCCGACCTCGGCGTCGCCTCCGGCAACGGCAAGGGCCAGATCTTCGTCAAGGGCGAGGTCATCAAGACCGTGCCGGAGTCGCAGATCGTGGAGACGCTGATCGAGGAGGCCATGCGCATCGCGGAGACGATGGAGGACGCCGAGGGCTCCGGTGGCGCCACCGTCTCGGTCGGCTGA
- a CDS encoding site-2 protease family protein, with product MITVLLFVLGVVVFAVGVAVSIGLHEVGHMVPAKKFGVKVTQYFVGFGRTVWSTHRGETEYGLKAIPLGGYVKLVGMLPPAKDDPLGRPRQSNTGMFTQLISDARHAEAELIKPGDEERLFYRLPWWKKVIVMAGGPTVNLVIAFLLFAGIFGIYGVPEPTTTVQSVSECVITAEEQPRKCTAEDEASPAAEAGIRPGDRIVSFNDQPIDSWDQVVQLIRSNDDGRAAIVVERGGQELTLETSTTVNLVRSLEDREVIVEDGFLGVTPTAVREQQGLLYTGEQMGVMTWDVTQALVRLPVKVFDVAQAVVGLEERADDSPVSIVGAGRVAGEVTSDQTSPAVDRLVFLVGLLASLNLFVGMFNFIPLLPLDGGHIAGALYEGLRRGVARVRGRPDPGFVDVAKLLPVAYVVGASLLVMGLILITADIVVPIQV from the coding sequence GTGATCACAGTCCTGCTGTTCGTGCTCGGCGTGGTCGTGTTCGCCGTGGGCGTGGCCGTGTCCATCGGCCTGCACGAGGTCGGCCACATGGTCCCGGCGAAGAAGTTCGGCGTGAAGGTGACGCAGTACTTCGTCGGCTTCGGCCGCACGGTCTGGTCGACCCACCGCGGGGAGACCGAGTACGGCCTCAAGGCGATCCCGCTCGGCGGCTACGTCAAGCTCGTCGGGATGCTGCCGCCGGCCAAGGACGACCCGCTCGGCCGCCCCCGGCAGAGCAACACCGGCATGTTCACCCAGCTGATCTCCGACGCCCGGCACGCCGAGGCCGAGCTGATCAAGCCGGGCGACGAGGAGCGCCTCTTCTACCGCCTGCCGTGGTGGAAGAAGGTGATCGTGATGGCCGGCGGCCCGACCGTGAACCTGGTCATCGCGTTCCTGCTGTTCGCCGGGATCTTCGGCATCTACGGCGTGCCCGAGCCGACCACGACCGTCCAGTCGGTCTCGGAGTGCGTGATCACCGCCGAGGAGCAGCCGCGGAAGTGCACCGCCGAGGACGAGGCCTCGCCGGCCGCCGAGGCCGGCATCCGTCCCGGTGACCGCATCGTCAGCTTCAACGACCAGCCGATCGACTCCTGGGACCAGGTCGTCCAGCTCATCCGGTCCAACGACGACGGACGCGCCGCCATCGTCGTCGAGCGCGGCGGCCAGGAGCTGACCCTGGAGACCAGCACGACGGTCAACCTGGTCCGCTCGCTCGAGGACCGCGAGGTCATCGTCGAGGACGGCTTCCTGGGCGTCACCCCGACCGCCGTGCGCGAGCAGCAGGGTCTGCTCTACACCGGCGAGCAGATGGGCGTCATGACGTGGGACGTCACCCAGGCGCTGGTGCGGCTGCCGGTCAAGGTCTTCGACGTCGCCCAGGCCGTGGTCGGTCTCGAGGAACGCGCCGACGACAGCCCCGTCAGCATCGTCGGCGCGGGGCGGGTGGCCGGCGAGGTCACCAGCGACCAGACCAGCCCGGCGGTCGACCGGCTGGTGTTCCTGGTCGGGCTGCTGGCGAGCCTCAACCTCTTCGTCGGCATGTTCAACTTCATCCCGCTGCTGCCCCTGGACGGCGGCCACATCGCCGGCGCCCTCTACGAGGGCCTGCGGCGCGGGGTCGCCCGGGTGCGCGGGCGTCCCGACCCCGGGTTCGTCGACGTCGCCAAGCTCCTCCCGGTGGCGTACGTCGTGGGTGCGTCGTTGCTGGTGATGGGCCTGATCCTCATCACAGCCGACATCGTGGTGCCCATCCAGGTCTAG
- a CDS encoding AAA family ATPase, producing MPRPPRLLHLNGPPGIGKSTLARRYADERPGVLDADIDLLRMLVGGWQDDFVTTGEIVRPGALALIVAHLESGRDVVMPQMIARSSEVERFRSAATAAGATYTQVMLIDDRAAAIARFHRRTGEGPLLEHVRDVVARDGGDRFLGMLHDGLTTLSRRDGVVLVDSVEGDLDGTYRRLLAAVDG from the coding sequence GTGCCCCGACCGCCCCGCCTGCTGCACCTCAACGGACCGCCGGGCATCGGCAAGAGCACGCTGGCGCGCCGGTACGCCGACGAGCGGCCCGGCGTGCTCGACGCCGACATCGACCTGCTGCGGATGCTCGTCGGCGGCTGGCAGGACGACTTCGTCACCACCGGCGAGATCGTGCGACCCGGCGCGCTGGCCCTGATCGTCGCCCACCTGGAGTCGGGACGTGACGTCGTGATGCCCCAGATGATCGCGCGCTCCTCGGAGGTCGAGCGGTTCCGGTCCGCGGCGACCGCCGCGGGAGCGACGTACACGCAGGTGATGCTGATCGACGACCGCGCCGCCGCCATCGCGCGGTTCCACCGGCGCACGGGGGAGGGCCCGCTGCTCGAGCACGTGCGTGACGTCGTCGCCCGCGACGGCGGCGACCGGTTCCTCGGGATGCTGCACGACGGGCTGACGACGCTGTCGCGCCGCGACGGCGTGGTCCTGGTGGACAGCGTCGAGGGCGACCTCGACGGCACCTACCGTCGGCTGCTCGCCGCCGTCGACGGCTGA
- a CDS encoding HAD family hydrolase has product MDAGLSVDAGRGGALDAVIFDWGGTLTPWHTVDFDEEAAALAAAVVDPHPEVPATLRRAGDAVWGRARDEHRSATVADVFAEAGLVHDEGLLTAYREFWDPHTLTDPAVPGLFGGLRDLGLRVGILSNTIWPRAWHEHVFARDGVDHLIDGAVYSSEIPWTKPAPQAFEAAMAAVGATDAGRCVFVGDRLFDDIWGANQVGMRTVHVPHSDIPVQQHGHTEGEPDAVVHELGELLGIVETWHAGA; this is encoded by the coding sequence GTGGACGCGGGGCTGAGCGTGGACGCGGGGCGCGGAGGAGCGCTCGACGCCGTCATCTTCGACTGGGGCGGCACGCTGACGCCGTGGCACACGGTCGACTTCGACGAGGAGGCGGCGGCCCTGGCCGCGGCGGTCGTCGACCCGCACCCGGAGGTGCCGGCGACGCTGCGTCGCGCCGGCGACGCGGTGTGGGGCCGCGCCCGCGACGAGCACCGCAGCGCGACGGTGGCCGACGTGTTCGCCGAGGCCGGGCTGGTCCACGACGAGGGCCTGCTGACGGCCTACCGGGAATTCTGGGACCCGCACACGCTGACAGACCCGGCCGTGCCGGGCCTGTTCGGCGGTCTGCGCGACCTCGGGCTGCGCGTCGGCATCCTGTCGAACACCATCTGGCCGCGCGCCTGGCACGAGCACGTCTTCGCCCGCGACGGCGTCGACCACCTCATCGACGGCGCGGTCTACAGCAGCGAGATCCCCTGGACCAAGCCCGCACCGCAGGCCTTCGAGGCCGCCATGGCGGCGGTCGGCGCCACCGACGCGGGCCGGTGCGTCTTCGTCGGCGACCGGCTCTTCGACGACATCTGGGGCGCGAACCAGGTCGGCATGCGCACCGTGCACGTGCCTCACTCCGACATCCCGGTCCAGCAGCACGGACACACCGAGGGCGAGCCGGACGCCGTCGTCCACGAGCTCGGCGAGCTGCTGGGCATCGTCGAGACCTGGCACGCCGGGGCCTGA
- the rimP gene encoding ribosome maturation factor RimP — protein sequence MATDQTRTRLTEGLTGPLLELGLDLEAVDVTPAGRRRVVRVAIDRDGGVTLDDVAEATKLVSQHLDEGGPLSSVLGEQPYTLEVTSPGVDRPLTLPRHWRRNKGRLVKVTDRDGATVTGRVVGHDDAAAHLDVDGERRDLPYDAIADARVQIEFNRKEG from the coding sequence GTGGCCACCGACCAGACGCGCACGCGTCTCACCGAGGGACTCACCGGCCCGCTGCTCGAGCTCGGCCTCGACCTCGAGGCGGTGGACGTCACACCGGCCGGTCGTCGCCGCGTGGTCCGCGTCGCCATCGACCGCGACGGCGGGGTCACCCTCGACGACGTCGCCGAGGCCACCAAGCTCGTCTCGCAGCACCTCGACGAGGGCGGTCCGCTGTCGTCGGTGCTCGGGGAGCAGCCCTACACCCTCGAGGTCACCTCCCCGGGGGTCGACCGACCGCTCACGCTGCCGCGCCACTGGCGCCGCAACAAGGGCCGCCTGGTCAAGGTCACCGACCGCGACGGCGCCACCGTGACGGGCCGGGTGGTCGGCCACGACGACGCTGCCGCCCACCTCGACGTCGACGGCGAGCGTCGTGACCTGCCCTACGACGCGATCGCCGATGCACGCGTCCAGATCGAGTTCAACCGGAAGGAGGGCTGA
- a CDS encoding 1-deoxy-D-xylulose-5-phosphate reductoisomerase — protein sequence MSGPDRRDVVVLGSTGSIGTQALEIVRRNPDRFRVVGLTAGGSRPDLLEQQVAEFAPAFHGTGEDASVEAAAMACDVVLNGISGALGLRPTVAALEAGTTLALANKESLIIGGPVVTSLAKPGQIVAVDSEHSALAQCLRGGRAHEVRRLVLTASGGPFRGRSRDDLHEVTPADALNHPTWSMGPLVTVNSATLVNKGLEVIEAHLLFGIPFEAIEVVVHPTSVVHSMVEFVDGSTLLQASPPSMLIPIALGLGWPDRIPGAAAPVDWTSPEVWEFIPLDDEAFPAVRLAREAGAAGGVMPAVYNAANEVCVARFLDGRLRFTDIVPTIERVLRDPGVPSDEELTVTQVLHADAWARERAETLLALPTLPTGPETPETPETP from the coding sequence GTGAGCGGACCCGACCGACGTGACGTGGTGGTGCTGGGATCGACCGGCTCGATCGGCACCCAGGCGCTCGAGATCGTCCGCCGCAACCCCGACCGGTTCCGGGTGGTCGGCCTGACGGCCGGCGGCAGCCGGCCCGACCTGCTCGAGCAACAGGTGGCGGAGTTCGCGCCCGCCTTCCACGGCACCGGTGAGGACGCCTCGGTCGAGGCGGCCGCGATGGCGTGCGACGTCGTGCTCAACGGCATCAGCGGCGCGCTGGGGCTGCGCCCCACGGTCGCGGCCCTGGAGGCCGGCACGACGCTGGCGCTGGCCAACAAGGAGTCGTTGATCATCGGCGGACCGGTGGTGACGAGCCTGGCGAAGCCCGGGCAGATCGTGGCCGTCGACTCCGAGCACTCCGCGCTCGCGCAGTGCCTGCGCGGCGGCCGTGCCCACGAGGTACGCCGTCTCGTGCTCACCGCGAGCGGGGGACCGTTCCGGGGGCGCAGCCGCGACGACCTGCACGAGGTCACGCCCGCCGACGCCCTGAACCACCCGACCTGGTCCATGGGCCCGCTCGTCACGGTCAACTCCGCGACGCTGGTCAACAAGGGCCTCGAGGTCATCGAGGCCCACCTGCTCTTCGGCATCCCCTTCGAGGCGATCGAGGTGGTGGTCCACCCCACCTCGGTGGTGCACTCGATGGTCGAGTTCGTCGACGGCTCCACCCTGCTGCAGGCCTCGCCGCCGTCGATGCTGATCCCCATCGCGCTGGGGCTCGGCTGGCCCGACCGGATCCCGGGCGCCGCCGCGCCGGTCGACTGGACCAGCCCGGAGGTCTGGGAGTTCATCCCGCTCGACGACGAGGCGTTCCCCGCCGTGCGCCTGGCCCGGGAGGCCGGCGCCGCCGGCGGCGTGATGCCGGCGGTCTACAACGCCGCCAACGAGGTCTGCGTGGCCCGCTTCCTCGACGGCCGGCTGCGCTTCACCGACATCGTGCCGACGATCGAGCGGGTGCTGCGGGACCCGGGCGTACCCTCGGACGAGGAGCTCACGGTGACGCAGGTGCTGCACGCCGACGCCTGGGCGCGTGAGCGAGCCGAGACCCTGCTGGCCCTACCGACGCTGCCGACGGGGCCCGAGACGCCCGAGACGCCGGAGACACCGTGA
- a CDS encoding DUF6318 family protein — MSTRRAPRPGTTATVLTVAALLGSGLLAGCSGDEPAEPTSESSASESSDADASASAEESEAAEASEAAATDDADDAGAAAEDLPLPKAPKARNTPDGRKAFTEFVIERWGYALTTNDATAMSDLSARGSTCQGCKELAQELAQRRKEGWNVDFPGAAVDRITVKPAGAPATFEATAVIDIPASRSYFEDGTYRNENEAFENAEFVVTMKLTKTRYTLASFRVA; from the coding sequence ATGTCGACCCGCCGCGCTCCCCGTCCGGGCACCACCGCCACCGTGCTGACCGTGGCCGCGCTGCTCGGCTCCGGCCTGCTGGCGGGCTGCAGCGGCGACGAGCCCGCGGAGCCGACGTCGGAGTCGTCGGCCTCGGAGTCTAGCGACGCCGACGCGTCGGCGAGCGCCGAGGAGTCCGAGGCGGCCGAGGCCTCGGAAGCAGCCGCCACGGACGACGCGGACGACGCGGGAGCCGCGGCCGAGGACCTGCCGCTGCCGAAGGCGCCGAAGGCCCGCAACACCCCCGACGGGCGCAAGGCGTTCACGGAGTTCGTCATCGAGCGCTGGGGCTACGCGCTGACCACCAACGACGCCACGGCGATGTCCGACCTCAGCGCCCGGGGCAGCACCTGCCAGGGCTGCAAGGAGCTGGCGCAGGAGCTCGCCCAGCGCCGCAAGGAGGGCTGGAACGTCGACTTCCCCGGCGCCGCGGTGGACAGGATCACCGTGAAGCCGGCCGGTGCCCCGGCGACCTTCGAGGCCACGGCGGTCATCGACATCCCGGCCTCGCGCTCGTACTTCGAGGACGGCACCTACCGCAACGAGAACGAGGCGTTCGAGAACGCCGAGTTCGTCGTCACGATGAAGCTCACCAAGACGCGCTACACGTTGGCGTCCTTCCGCGTCGCCTGA
- a CDS encoding ferritin-like domain-containing protein yields MTPLEALQETLAAEHVAVYTYGVLGGRLSAGSYPETSARLRAAYDAHRARRDRLRSLVADRDADPVPPAVAYEVEAPDRTPATLTAAARRTELRCSEAYSLLVASTEGELRRLAIGLLTDASLRALTFGAAPQTWPGAPDL; encoded by the coding sequence GTGACCCCGCTCGAGGCGCTGCAGGAGACGCTGGCCGCCGAGCACGTCGCCGTCTACACCTACGGCGTGCTGGGCGGACGCCTCTCGGCCGGCTCCTACCCCGAGACCTCGGCCCGGCTCCGGGCGGCGTACGACGCCCACCGGGCGCGCCGCGACCGCCTCCGCTCGCTGGTCGCCGACCGGGACGCCGACCCCGTGCCCCCGGCCGTCGCCTACGAGGTCGAGGCGCCGGACCGCACCCCGGCCACCCTGACGGCAGCGGCCCGCCGCACCGAGCTGCGGTGCTCGGAGGCCTACTCGCTGCTCGTGGCCTCCACCGAGGGCGAGCTGCGCCGCCTCGCCATCGGCCTGCTCACCGACGCCTCGTTGCGAGCCCTCACGTTCGGCGCCGCTCCCCAGACCTGGCCCGGCGCCCCCGACCTCTGA
- a CDS encoding DoxX family protein, protein MSSLPRDVALLAGIFTVSGVTHLVRPQTFLPLMPRWVPAHREVILGSGVAELACAAGLLHPTTRPAAGLASAALLVGVFPGNVKMALDASRTPHTAYKAATFARLPLQVPLVRIALRAAGR, encoded by the coding sequence ATGTCCTCCCTCCCGCGCGACGTCGCCCTGCTGGCCGGCATCTTCACCGTCTCCGGCGTCACGCACCTCGTGCGGCCGCAGACCTTCCTGCCGCTGATGCCGCGCTGGGTCCCGGCCCACCGGGAGGTCATCCTGGGCTCCGGGGTCGCCGAGCTGGCCTGCGCCGCCGGCCTGCTGCACCCCACCACCCGGCCCGCGGCCGGCCTGGCCAGCGCCGCGCTGCTCGTCGGGGTCTTCCCCGGCAACGTGAAGATGGCCCTCGACGCCAGTCGCACCCCGCACACGGCGTACAAGGCGGCGACCTTCGCGCGGCTGCCGCTGCAGGTGCCGCTCGTGCGCATCGCCCTGCGCGCTGCCGGCCGCTGA
- the nusA gene encoding transcription termination factor NusA, producing the protein MDIDLSLLRVLEREKEISFDILIDALEQALLTAYHKTNGAQSDARVKIDRQNGRVSVLVAEKDEEGERVGEYDDTPDGFGRIAATTAKQVILQRLRDAEDDLRFGEFSGREGDVISGIIQQGRDPSDVLVDLGKLEASLPLAERVPGERYDHGTRIKALVVSVRRGMRGPQVQLSRSHPNLVKKLFALEVPEIADGTVEVCAIAREAGHRTKIAVRTTVPGVNAKGSCIGPMGQRVRNVMHELHGEKIDIVDWSDDPAELVAHALSPARVNSVEIVDLAARSARVVVPDYQLSLAIGKEGQNARLAARLTGWRIDIRSDEAPDAPTTRR; encoded by the coding sequence GTGGACATCGACCTGTCCCTGCTCCGTGTGCTGGAGCGCGAGAAGGAGATCAGCTTCGACATCCTCATCGACGCCCTCGAGCAGGCGCTGCTGACGGCCTACCACAAGACCAACGGCGCCCAGAGCGACGCCCGCGTCAAGATCGACCGCCAGAACGGTCGCGTCAGCGTGCTCGTCGCCGAGAAGGACGAGGAGGGCGAGCGGGTCGGGGAGTACGACGACACCCCCGACGGCTTCGGCCGCATCGCCGCGACGACCGCCAAGCAGGTCATCCTGCAGCGCCTCCGTGACGCCGAGGACGACCTCCGGTTCGGGGAGTTCTCCGGCCGGGAGGGCGACGTCATCTCCGGCATCATCCAGCAGGGCCGCGACCCCTCCGACGTCCTCGTCGACCTCGGCAAGCTCGAGGCCAGCCTGCCGCTGGCCGAGCGCGTCCCCGGCGAGCGCTACGACCACGGCACCCGGATCAAGGCGCTCGTGGTCAGCGTGCGGCGCGGGATGCGGGGGCCGCAGGTCCAGCTCTCGCGCAGCCACCCCAACCTGGTCAAGAAGCTCTTCGCGCTCGAGGTGCCCGAGATCGCCGACGGCACCGTCGAGGTCTGCGCCATCGCCCGCGAGGCCGGCCACCGGACCAAGATCGCGGTGCGCACCACCGTCCCGGGCGTCAACGCCAAGGGCTCCTGCATCGGCCCCATGGGCCAGCGCGTGCGCAACGTCATGCACGAGCTGCACGGCGAGAAGATCGACATCGTCGACTGGTCCGACGACCCGGCCGAGCTCGTCGCCCACGCGCTGTCCCCGGCGCGCGTCAACAGCGTCGAGATCGTCGACCTCGCCGCCCGGTCGGCGCGGGTCGTGGTGCCCGACTACCAGCTGTCGCTCGCCATCGGCAAGGAGGGCCAGAACGCCCGCCTCGCCGCCCGCCTCACCGGCTGGCGCATCGACATCCGCTCCGACGAGGCCCCGGACGCCCCCACCACCCGGCGCTGA
- a CDS encoding proline--tRNA ligase produces the protein MVLRMSSLFLRTLREDPADAEVPSHRLLLRAGYIRRAAPGIYSWLPLGLKVLRNVEGIIREEMDAIGAQELSFPALLPREPYEASNRWTTYGDGIFRLQDRKGNDYLLGPTHEEMFTLAVKDMYSSYKDLPVWLYQIQTKYRDEARPRAGVLRGREFIMKDSYSFDTSDAGLDRSYAAHRAAYVKTFDRLGFDYAIVKATSGAMGGSRSEEFLAKSDVGEDTYVRCTSCDYAANVEAVAVPTPAPVAYDDAPAAHAEQTPDTPTIDTLVDHLNEKFPRDDRPWAAGDTLKNVLVVLKHPDGTREPLAIGVPGDREVDQKRLEGQLEPIEVEPMDETELGKHAALVKGYIGPGALGEESASKIRYVVDPRVSEGTRWVTGADVPGSHVIDLVVGRDFTPDGTIEAADVRDGDACPNCTDGTLESARGIEMGHIFQLGRWFAEALDLKVLDENGKLVTVTMGSYGIGVTRAVAAIAEGNHDELGLVWPRAISPADVHLVATGKDPAVFEAAERIVAELSERGLEVIYDDRPKVSPGVKFKDAELVGVPTIVVVGRGLADGTVEVKDRATGEREEVAVDAVVDRVVAVVRG, from the coding sequence ATGGTCCTCCGCATGTCGTCCCTGTTCCTGCGCACGCTCCGAGAGGACCCGGCCGACGCCGAGGTGCCGAGCCACCGGCTGCTGCTGCGCGCCGGCTACATCCGCCGCGCCGCCCCCGGCATCTACTCGTGGCTGCCGCTGGGCCTGAAGGTGCTGCGCAACGTCGAGGGGATCATCCGCGAGGAGATGGACGCCATCGGCGCCCAGGAGCTGTCGTTCCCGGCGCTGCTGCCCCGCGAGCCCTACGAGGCCAGCAACCGCTGGACGACGTACGGCGACGGCATCTTCCGCCTGCAGGACCGCAAGGGCAACGACTACCTGCTCGGGCCCACGCACGAGGAGATGTTCACCCTCGCGGTGAAGGACATGTACTCCTCCTACAAGGACCTGCCGGTCTGGCTCTACCAGATCCAGACGAAGTACCGCGACGAGGCGCGGCCCCGCGCCGGCGTGCTCCGCGGGCGCGAGTTCATCATGAAGGACTCCTACTCCTTCGACACGTCTGATGCGGGCCTCGACCGCTCGTACGCCGCCCACCGCGCGGCGTACGTCAAGACCTTCGACCGGCTCGGCTTCGACTACGCCATCGTCAAGGCGACCAGCGGTGCGATGGGCGGCTCCCGGTCCGAGGAGTTCCTCGCCAAGTCCGACGTCGGCGAGGACACCTACGTCCGCTGCACGAGCTGCGACTACGCCGCCAACGTCGAGGCGGTCGCCGTCCCCACCCCCGCGCCCGTGGCGTACGACGACGCCCCGGCCGCGCACGCCGAGCAGACGCCGGACACCCCGACCATCGACACCCTGGTCGACCACCTGAACGAGAAGTTCCCCCGCGACGACCGCCCCTGGGCGGCCGGCGACACGCTCAAGAACGTCCTCGTCGTGCTCAAGCACCCCGACGGCACCCGCGAGCCGCTGGCGATCGGCGTGCCCGGTGACCGCGAGGTCGACCAGAAGCGCCTGGAGGGCCAGCTCGAGCCCATCGAGGTCGAGCCGATGGACGAGACCGAGCTCGGCAAGCACGCGGCGCTCGTCAAGGGCTACATCGGTCCCGGGGCGCTGGGGGAGGAGTCGGCGTCGAAGATCCGCTACGTCGTCGACCCCCGCGTGTCGGAGGGCACCCGCTGGGTGACCGGTGCCGACGTCCCCGGCAGCCACGTGATCGACCTGGTCGTCGGCCGTGACTTCACCCCTGACGGCACCATCGAGGCCGCCGACGTGCGCGACGGCGACGCCTGCCCGAACTGCACCGACGGCACCCTCGAGTCCGCCCGCGGCATCGAGATGGGCCACATCTTCCAGCTCGGGCGCTGGTTCGCCGAGGCGCTGGACCTCAAGGTCCTCGACGAGAACGGCAAGCTGGTCACCGTCACGATGGGCTCCTACGGCATCGGCGTCACCCGCGCGGTGGCCGCCATCGCCGAGGGCAACCACGACGAGCTCGGCCTGGTCTGGCCGCGCGCGATCTCGCCCGCCGACGTCCACCTGGTCGCCACCGGCAAGGACCCCGCCGTCTTCGAGGCGGCCGAGCGCATCGTCGCGGAGCTGTCCGAGCGCGGGCTCGAGGTGATCTACGACGACCGGCCGAAGGTCTCGCCCGGGGTCAAGTTCAAGGACGCCGAGCTCGTCGGCGTGCCCACCATCGTGGTCGTCGGGCGGGGGCTGGCCGACGGCACCGTCGAGGTCAAGGACCGCGCCACCGGGGAGCGCGAGGAGGTCGCGGTCGACGCCGTGGTCGACCGCGTGGTCGCGGTCGTCCGGGGCTGA